In one Pseudoliparis swirei isolate HS2019 ecotype Mariana Trench chromosome 23, NWPU_hadal_v1, whole genome shotgun sequence genomic region, the following are encoded:
- the LOC130189215 gene encoding SUMO-conjugating enzyme UBC9-B-like isoform X2 produces the protein MSGIALSRLSQERKAWRKDHPFGFVAVPTKNPDGTMNLMNWECAIPGKKGTLWEGGLYKLRMLFKDDYPSSPPKCKFEPPIFHPNVYPSGTVCLSILEEDKDWRPAITIKQILLGIQELLNEPNIQDPAQAEAYTIYCSRLVRTPFLS, from the exons ATGTCTGGCATCGCTCTTAGCAGACTGTCTCAGGAGCGCAAAGCCTGGAGGAAAGACCACCCGTTT GGTTTCGTTGCGGTGCCCACAAAGAATCCTGATGGAACCATGAACCTGATGAACTGGGAGTGCGCGATCCCGGGCAAGAAAGGA ACCCTGTGGGAGGGAGGACTCTACAAGCTCAGAATGTTGTTCAAAGATGACTACCCGTCCTCGCCACCGAAAT GCAAGTTTGAGCCACCGATATTCCACCCGAACGTTTACCCATCCGGCACCGTttgtctgtccatcctggaggagGACAAGGACTGGAGGCCCGCCATCACCATCAAACAG ATCCTGTTGGGGATCCAGGAGCTGCTGAATGAGCCCAACATCCAAGACCCGGCACAAGCTGAAGCTTACACAATTTACTG CTCTCGACTTGTCAGGACACCGTTCCTCTCCTAA
- the LOC130189215 gene encoding SUMO-conjugating enzyme UBC9-like isoform X1, translating to MSGIALSRLSQERKAWRKDHPFGFVAVPTKNPDGTMNLMNWECAIPGKKGTLWEGGLYKLRMLFKDDYPSSPPKCKFEPPIFHPNVYPSGTVCLSILEEDKDWRPAITIKQILLGIQELLNEPNIQDPAQAEAYTIYCQNRMDYEKRVRAQAKKFAPT from the exons ATGTCTGGCATCGCTCTTAGCAGACTGTCTCAGGAGCGCAAAGCCTGGAGGAAAGACCACCCGTTT GGTTTCGTTGCGGTGCCCACAAAGAATCCTGATGGAACCATGAACCTGATGAACTGGGAGTGCGCGATCCCGGGCAAGAAAGGA ACCCTGTGGGAGGGAGGACTCTACAAGCTCAGAATGTTGTTCAAAGATGACTACCCGTCCTCGCCACCGAAAT GCAAGTTTGAGCCACCGATATTCCACCCGAACGTTTACCCATCCGGCACCGTttgtctgtccatcctggaggagGACAAGGACTGGAGGCCCGCCATCACCATCAAACAG ATCCTGTTGGGGATCCAGGAGCTGCTGAATGAGCCCAACATCCAAGACCCGGCACAAGCTGAAGCTTACACAATTTACTG TCAGAACAGGATGGATTATGAGAAGCGGGTAAGAGCACAGGCCAAGAAGTTCGCCCCCACATAG